A region from the Pseudomonadota bacterium genome encodes:
- a CDS encoding AAA family ATPase, whose protein sequence is MYYEYWGLKKPPFDNVPDPSMYVESHISVENTIAETLFAIEEGNECIAVIVGDVGLGKTLSLRIILDSLDQEKYKIAFITNPDMSFVQLLRETIGQLTGKQCETKGKINLLETFNKLLFETIDEGKKVLIFIDEANAISPANLESLRLLTNMQDDTRNLFTIVLSGQMELARRLEHPKRANLFQRIGTYNRIDKIQSEELLKNYVETRLKLAGATKKIFTEDTFPFLWEYSEHGIPRLINKICKLCLKAGETNEFDKITGEVVNQIGERFQKLTGPDVQKRKPRKRPAKEPVREEKEPIHEEIETKIEKEPEKVFVKPEVEKVEHIEERPPEEKIKPVLEPEPPKKTAEIMKEVPTEAPEETKIGEFKIKIDIPPNILEQAQSSNRESRLKIAGVLAAQTLEKYPQLTSSSSADPVSIWSEIRDLILNKLEREIGPTQ, encoded by the coding sequence ATGTATTACGAATATTGGGGTCTTAAGAAACCACCTTTTGACAATGTCCCTGACCCATCAATGTATGTTGAATCCCATATATCGGTGGAGAACACTATAGCAGAAACACTTTTTGCTATAGAGGAAGGGAATGAATGCATTGCGGTCATTGTTGGAGATGTGGGTTTGGGGAAGACCTTATCGTTGAGAATAATCCTTGATTCCCTGGACCAGGAAAAATATAAGATAGCTTTTATTACCAATCCCGATATGTCCTTTGTACAGCTTTTGAGAGAAACTATCGGTCAGTTGACCGGGAAACAGTGTGAAACAAAAGGGAAGATAAACCTTCTGGAGACCTTTAATAAACTTTTATTTGAGACTATAGATGAAGGTAAAAAGGTCCTTATTTTTATCGATGAGGCGAATGCCATTTCCCCGGCTAATCTGGAAAGTTTAAGATTGCTTACTAACATGCAGGATGACACCAGAAATTTGTTTACTATTGTCCTTTCAGGGCAGATGGAGCTGGCAAGGAGATTAGAACATCCAAAACGCGCTAATCTGTTTCAGAGAATCGGAACCTATAACAGGATAGACAAAATTCAATCTGAAGAACTTTTAAAAAACTATGTTGAAACACGCCTGAAACTGGCGGGAGCAACAAAAAAAATATTTACCGAAGATACCTTCCCTTTTTTATGGGAATATTCTGAACATGGTATACCCCGTCTTATTAACAAAATTTGTAAATTGTGTTTGAAGGCAGGGGAAACGAATGAGTTTGATAAGATAACTGGGGAGGTTGTAAATCAGATTGGGGAACGTTTTCAAAAATTAACTGGACCGGACGTTCAAAAGAGGAAACCTAGAAAAAGGCCTGCAAAAGAACCAGTTCGAGAAGAAAAAGAACCCATACATGAAGAGATTGAAACCAAAATAGAAAAAGAACCAGAAAAGGTTTTTGTAAAACCGGAAGTAGAGAAGGTTGAGCATATAGAAGAAAGACCTCCTGAAGAAAAAATAAAACCAGTTTTAGAACCGGAACCCCCCAAGAAAACTGCAGAAATAATGAAAGAGGTTCCGACAGAGGCGCCAGAAGAGACAAAAATTGGTGAGTTTAAGATTAAAATTGATATTCCTCCCAATATACTTGAGCAAGCTCAATCATCAAACAGGGAAAGCCGTCTTAAAATAGCCGGAGTTTTAGCTGCCCAGACCCTTGAAAAATATCCTCAATTGACGTCTTCGTCTTCAGCTGATCCGGTTTCTATATGGAGTGAAATCAGGGATTTAATCTTGAATAAGCTTGAACGAGAAATCGGGCCAACTCAATAA
- a CDS encoding tetratricopeptide repeat protein: MSKKKTAREWFMEGYNYDSTESNVDKAIVAYKKSIQLDNKFTDGYVNLGFIYLQKEDYDKALKCFNKVVDLEPDNPEAYNNLGYVYERMERFGSAKQMYEKALKLNPLDVEATINLAQIADLQGDYQGAIEQYKKAIEIDPLTVSPRFCLAVLHDRQDMFDEAMEQYKKVLEIDPDHIKALFHLGNLYTQQGDYKNAIESYKRVIELDRNHPEVWNNLGSIYEEMGNYEDAVSAYKTSLSLNPLHEQANYNLVHLDYIRERSNPEGSKREEILRRLNFVLSINPKNRKAQQILQKLENKES, from the coding sequence ATGAGCAAAAAAAAGACTGCCAGGGAATGGTTCATGGAAGGGTACAACTATGACAGCACTGAATCTAATGTCGATAAAGCCATTGTAGCTTATAAAAAAAGCATACAACTCGATAATAAGTTTACAGATGGATACGTGAATCTTGGTTTTATTTATTTACAAAAGGAAGATTATGATAAGGCTTTAAAGTGTTTTAATAAAGTGGTTGACCTTGAACCTGATAATCCTGAGGCATATAACAACCTGGGCTATGTCTACGAAAGAATGGAGCGATTCGGTAGCGCAAAACAGATGTATGAAAAGGCGCTTAAACTAAACCCTTTAGATGTTGAAGCAACAATCAATCTTGCCCAGATAGCAGATTTACAGGGTGATTATCAGGGGGCAATTGAACAATATAAAAAGGCTATAGAAATCGATCCCCTTACTGTTTCACCCCGCTTTTGCCTCGCTGTTTTACACGACCGCCAGGATATGTTCGATGAAGCAATGGAGCAGTATAAAAAGGTTTTAGAAATAGACCCTGACCATATAAAGGCCCTTTTCCATCTTGGTAATCTGTATACACAGCAGGGTGACTACAAAAACGCAATAGAGTCATACAAACGGGTAATAGAATTAGACCGCAATCATCCAGAGGTATGGAATAACCTTGGTTCTATTTACGAAGAGATGGGAAATTATGAAGATGCTGTTTCTGCCTATAAAACTTCCCTCTCATTGAATCCATTACATGAACAGGCCAATTACAACCTTGTCCACCTTGATTATATACGGGAAAGGTCAAATCCAGAAGGTTCAAAAAGGGAGGAAATTCTCCGAAGGCTCAATTTCGTGCTATCCATAAACCCAAAAAACAGGAAGGCACAACAGATTTTACAAAAACTGGAAAACAAAGAATCCTGA
- a CDS encoding HD domain-containing protein has translation MKKEKEFTEHDYREITGSEVIGSWPFRIRDFIVHYLELLFVLLIACLVIAVFFLFPFKFAFLNLFYLPVLTAAYFLGKRYAFLASIHIILLVVVSAFIRPEWFTVGGTQLSTMVMISIWGGFLVITSIGIGSLQERLAKGFAETRHLYEELKRGRVVEEMKEKVEKALYATMDPVVAKLATEDKLRFEKREISIMFTDLTDFTTYSDQHPADVVLEELNSFLGQMEPITEMYKGHIDKYMGDGVMLEFGAPIDYDQHALMAVLAGWKMQEKVKILSLPWRLRCGIATGNVIIGMFGVRRKAYSALGDRVNVAKRLEEICEPGKVFIDEPTYLAVEPFINVNKLRNKGYGRQTDKELLEQVSVLEERLAQDTENPEILYKIGKTYYELRDASEAIRYFERALASDPESTEIRLAYADANLKKEEFEKIQLKGILQKITIYEVTGIKNRWDDPSVIPLSLSSKYRQLEALKDIPSDLVRSVEALDGSIGHGQVVGLLSYAIANHMNLNEEFKKTILQAGYLQDLGKEAVPHHILNRSASLTEQEAKLVEKYVLESVAILKRLGYVEPQLLEIVKHHHETWNGNGYPDGLKGEDIPVGARITCVAEAYSAMTSWRPYHEPWDSRMALSELRKAVERGVYDPQVVEALIEVLKPDS, from the coding sequence ATGAAAAAAGAGAAAGAATTCACTGAACATGATTATCGGGAAATCACTGGGTCTGAAGTTATTGGAAGTTGGCCGTTTCGTATCCGGGATTTTATCGTTCATTACCTGGAACTTTTATTTGTTTTGCTAATTGCATGCTTGGTAATAGCTGTTTTCTTTCTTTTTCCCTTCAAATTTGCATTCTTGAACCTTTTTTATCTCCCTGTACTCACAGCCGCATATTTTTTAGGAAAACGCTATGCTTTCCTGGCATCCATACACATTATCTTGCTTGTGGTTGTCTCGGCCTTTATTCGACCCGAATGGTTCACAGTAGGAGGAACCCAATTAAGCACCATGGTTATGATTTCTATCTGGGGGGGATTCCTTGTTATTACCAGTATAGGTATTGGTTCGCTTCAAGAGCGTCTTGCCAAGGGTTTTGCGGAAACCCGCCATCTTTACGAAGAATTAAAAAGAGGCCGCGTAGTAGAAGAGATGAAGGAAAAAGTTGAAAAAGCGCTCTACGCCACTATGGATCCTGTAGTAGCAAAGCTAGCCACCGAAGATAAATTAAGGTTTGAAAAAAGAGAAATCAGTATTATGTTCACTGATTTAACGGATTTTACCACATATTCAGATCAACATCCCGCCGATGTGGTTCTCGAGGAACTTAATTCATTCCTTGGCCAAATGGAACCAATTACAGAGATGTACAAAGGTCACATTGATAAGTACATGGGTGACGGGGTTATGCTTGAGTTTGGTGCCCCCATAGATTATGACCAGCATGCCCTCATGGCTGTTCTTGCTGGCTGGAAAATGCAAGAAAAGGTTAAAATCTTGAGCCTGCCCTGGCGATTACGGTGTGGCATTGCCACAGGAAATGTGATTATAGGTATGTTTGGGGTACGTCGTAAGGCATATAGTGCCCTTGGTGACCGTGTAAATGTTGCCAAGCGTCTGGAAGAAATATGTGAACCTGGAAAGGTTTTTATTGACGAACCAACATACTTAGCGGTCGAGCCTTTTATAAACGTAAATAAACTCCGAAATAAAGGATATGGACGCCAGACAGATAAAGAATTGCTTGAACAAGTAAGTGTTCTTGAAGAGAGGTTAGCCCAGGATACTGAAAATCCTGAGATACTATACAAAATTGGTAAAACTTATTACGAACTACGAGATGCTTCAGAAGCTATCCGATACTTTGAGCGTGCCTTAGCTTCGGACCCGGAATCGACTGAAATTAGACTCGCATATGCTGATGCAAACCTTAAGAAAGAAGAGTTTGAAAAAATCCAGCTTAAGGGAATATTGCAGAAGATTACTATTTACGAGGTCACGGGTATTAAAAACCGTTGGGATGACCCTTCAGTAATTCCACTATCACTATCTTCAAAATACCGCCAACTTGAAGCTCTTAAGGACATCCCATCTGACTTAGTTCGCTCCGTTGAAGCCCTGGATGGTTCCATAGGTCATGGACAGGTTGTAGGATTACTTTCATATGCAATAGCCAATCATATGAATTTGAATGAGGAGTTTAAAAAAACAATCTTACAGGCTGGATATCTTCAGGATCTTGGGAAGGAAGCTGTACCCCATCACATCTTAAATCGTTCTGCAAGCCTCACAGAACAAGAAGCAAAGTTAGTGGAAAAGTATGTTCTGGAAAGTGTGGCCATTTTAAAACGTTTAGGATATGTGGAACCACAACTTCTTGAGATTGTGAAACACCATCACGAAACGTGGAATGGAAATGGTTACCCAGACGGGTTAAAGGGGGAAGATATTCCCGTCGGGGCACGTATTACATGTGTCGCCGAAGCATACAGCGCTATGACATCATGGCGTCCCTATCATGAACCTTGGGATTCTCGTATGGCCTTGAGTGAGCTCCGTAAGGCAGTGGAAAGAGGGGTTTATGACCCTCAGGTGGTTGAAGCCCTCATCGAGGTCCTTAAACCGGATTCTTAG
- the dacB gene encoding D-alanyl-D-alanine carboxypeptidase/D-alanyl-D-alanine-endopeptidase, whose amino-acid sequence MGSKEHNHLYLIFFIFIAFLSSSLLGCVIKPKHESFTPVERLRSELDCLIKDEKLSSAHLGIHIESLDTGEVMYHYNENKLFIPASNIKLFTTAAGLIYLSPNFTYETELLTNGNIESGILKGDLIIIGRGDPTISGYFNDGNTIKVFENWADTLSYLGIKEIRGNIVVDNSYFDDIPMGEGWSWDDEIFWYSARKDAFSFNDNSIDIFIYHGDSIGAPAKVRTEPQTKYINIVNKVITGNQSSEADVSFKMLYDTNNLEISGIFPINSEEYGKSIAVKNPAHYGAFVFGETLMRKGITFTGKVYIAGKEQPPFQNRKRLAFYRSPRLDEIIYVINKKSKNLHAEQLLLTIGREFKGKGDSKTAISAIREFLEGIGINTDNFFMVDGSGLSRYNLVTPKKVVELLRFMARHRYFDLYYNSLPIAGIDGTLKNRMKAAPCKNNLRAKTGSMNHIRNLSGYATTKDGEMMVFSMMCNHYITPAQYVDDLYERICSRLAVFLREDR is encoded by the coding sequence ATGGGCTCTAAAGAACATAACCACCTTTATTTAATTTTTTTCATATTTATTGCCTTTCTTTCAAGCTCGCTACTTGGATGTGTGATCAAACCAAAACATGAATCCTTCACGCCAGTTGAAAGGCTCCGTTCCGAGTTAGATTGCCTTATAAAGGATGAAAAATTATCATCTGCCCATCTCGGTATTCATATTGAATCTTTAGATACAGGTGAGGTGATGTATCATTATAATGAGAATAAACTTTTCATTCCTGCCTCTAACATAAAACTTTTTACAACAGCAGCCGGCCTGATATACCTATCTCCAAATTTTACATACGAAACAGAACTCCTTACAAATGGAAACATAGAATCCGGTATTTTAAAAGGTGATTTAATTATAATTGGAAGGGGTGATCCAACCATTTCGGGTTACTTTAACGATGGTAACACAATAAAAGTTTTTGAGAACTGGGCAGATACCCTGTCATACCTCGGAATAAAAGAAATTCGTGGTAACATAGTGGTTGATAATTCATATTTTGATGATATTCCTATGGGTGAGGGCTGGAGCTGGGACGATGAAATATTCTGGTACTCAGCTCGAAAAGATGCCTTTTCTTTCAACGATAATTCTATAGATATCTTTATCTACCATGGCGATTCCATAGGTGCACCAGCAAAAGTACGGACAGAGCCGCAAACTAAATATATAAACATAGTCAATAAAGTTATAACAGGCAATCAGAGTTCCGAAGCAGATGTTAGTTTTAAAATGTTATACGACACAAACAACCTGGAGATATCAGGAATATTCCCAATAAATAGTGAAGAATACGGAAAGTCCATTGCTGTGAAAAATCCCGCACATTATGGTGCTTTTGTTTTTGGAGAAACTTTAATGAGAAAGGGGATAACATTTACGGGAAAGGTGTATATTGCAGGTAAAGAACAACCCCCTTTTCAAAATAGAAAGAGGTTAGCTTTTTACCGATCCCCAAGGCTTGATGAAATTATATATGTGATAAACAAAAAGAGTAAAAATCTCCATGCTGAACAACTCCTTCTTACTATTGGTAGGGAATTTAAGGGTAAGGGTGATTCAAAGACCGCCATTTCAGCGATAAGGGAGTTTTTAGAAGGTATTGGTATCAATACGGATAATTTTTTTATGGTTGATGGCTCCGGACTTTCTCGATATAACCTTGTAACCCCAAAAAAGGTAGTTGAGTTACTCCGTTTTATGGCAAGACATAGATATTTCGATTTATATTATAATTCTCTTCCTATTGCTGGTATTGACGGAACCTTAAAAAATAGAATGAAGGCAGCTCCCTGTAAGAATAATCTCCGGGCAAAGACTGGTTCAATGAACCATATACGTAATCTTTCAGGTTATGCAACAACAAAGGATGGAGAGATGATGGTATTCTCCATGATGTGCAACCACTATATCACACCAGCACAATATGTAGACGATCTCTATGAAAGAATATGTTCGAGACTTGCTGTTTTTTTAAGAGAAGATAGATAA
- a CDS encoding FAD-dependent oxidoreductase: protein MGKEQYKESNKERYPHIFSPGQIGPLKVKNRIKYAATETNFPFGDGFVSDREVAYMEAQAKGGAGIVTTQGAYPDTKGEGKGFKGMMSIAEDRFIPGLARIAEAIKRNGALAALQILHCGREGGVELDYCLMPSVVPQRLSYFKPPREITSYQIKESVQDHIRAARRAVDAGYDIIEISGIVGYLLSTFISRYTNKRTDKYGGDIRNRCRLMMEVLQGVKAEAGDSIPVGIRLCGLELLDDRGGNTVEESLESFLLAEEAGADYVSVTIGWHESSVSVITRDVPMGHWLYVAERVKKIVNIPVMIAFRQFIPEIPEKAIGDGIIDFWEACRPMIADPELPLKISKGREEEIIPCIACNLCFSRLYYHQPIMCSVRPTLGHENEADWGYYGFSQSKRKKKIVVIGGGPAGLQCASVAAKRGHKVTLLEKRELVGGSILLASKVDEGAIELLRPIKMLEGECLRSGVEIRLGIQYTPEALVEEGTDAVVIATGSIVKTFPLVTSQNIFTPEDIIDKGKNPPKRTAIIGGEGVGLGIAVFLSRQGEYDLVIVEEGGRLGRDVNPFYLWQYLRLLKEKKVTLLTHSRVVGIEGKMLCINRMAEKEFIEVDGIIISQREPVKEWDLDLGHVAKEVYFIGDAKRPRRLHNAIYDGYRLGMVL, encoded by the coding sequence ATGGGAAAAGAACAATATAAAGAAAGTAATAAAGAAAGGTACCCCCACATTTTTTCTCCTGGTCAAATTGGTCCTCTTAAGGTGAAGAACCGGATCAAATACGCTGCTACTGAAACGAATTTTCCATTTGGTGATGGATTTGTAAGTGATAGAGAGGTTGCATATATGGAAGCCCAGGCAAAGGGTGGTGCCGGGATTGTTACCACGCAAGGCGCTTATCCTGATACAAAAGGAGAGGGCAAGGGGTTCAAGGGAATGATGAGTATTGCAGAAGATCGTTTTATTCCTGGTCTCGCCCGTATCGCAGAGGCAATAAAACGTAATGGTGCCTTAGCGGCTTTACAGATTTTGCATTGTGGAAGAGAAGGCGGTGTAGAACTTGATTATTGTCTTATGCCATCAGTCGTGCCGCAGAGACTTTCATATTTCAAACCTCCACGGGAGATAACCTCCTATCAGATAAAAGAATCTGTGCAGGACCATATCAGGGCTGCCCGTAGGGCTGTTGATGCTGGCTATGATATCATAGAAATATCAGGAATTGTAGGGTATCTCCTTTCAACATTCATATCCCGTTATACCAATAAACGCACTGACAAATACGGGGGAGACATCAGGAATAGATGCCGTCTTATGATGGAAGTACTCCAGGGTGTAAAAGCAGAAGCAGGGGATTCGATACCTGTGGGTATACGACTCTGCGGTCTTGAATTACTCGATGATCGTGGAGGGAATACCGTGGAGGAAAGCCTGGAAAGTTTCCTTCTTGCTGAAGAGGCAGGAGCAGATTATGTGAGCGTGACGATAGGTTGGCATGAATCTTCTGTATCAGTTATTACACGAGATGTTCCCATGGGACACTGGCTCTATGTTGCAGAAAGGGTAAAAAAAATTGTAAATATTCCGGTTATGATAGCATTTCGACAGTTTATACCCGAGATACCTGAGAAGGCAATAGGTGACGGCATCATCGATTTCTGGGAAGCGTGTCGTCCAATGATAGCAGACCCGGAACTTCCCTTGAAGATATCTAAAGGGAGGGAAGAAGAAATCATCCCGTGTATTGCTTGCAACCTTTGTTTTTCACGCCTCTATTATCATCAGCCCATCATGTGTTCTGTAAGGCCAACCCTCGGTCATGAGAATGAAGCTGATTGGGGATACTACGGTTTTTCCCAGAGTAAAAGGAAAAAGAAAATAGTAGTCATAGGGGGTGGTCCTGCAGGACTTCAATGCGCCTCTGTTGCTGCAAAAAGAGGACATAAGGTAACTCTACTGGAGAAGAGAGAATTAGTGGGTGGAAGTATTCTCCTTGCTTCGAAGGTTGATGAGGGCGCAATAGAACTTCTGCGCCCAATAAAAATGCTTGAAGGAGAATGCCTGCGTTCAGGCGTAGAGATTCGCTTAGGGATTCAATACACCCCTGAAGCTTTGGTTGAAGAGGGTACGGATGCAGTAGTTATAGCTACCGGTTCAATAGTTAAAACCTTTCCTTTAGTCACTTCACAAAATATTTTCACGCCAGAAGATATTATAGATAAGGGGAAGAACCCTCCAAAGCGTACAGCAATTATTGGAGGAGAGGGTGTAGGGCTTGGGATTGCTGTATTTTTATCTCGCCAAGGAGAATACGATCTTGTTATTGTGGAAGAGGGTGGCAGACTCGGTCGTGACGTAAATCCATTTTACCTCTGGCAATACCTTAGGTTATTAAAGGAAAAAAAGGTTACCCTATTAACACATTCCCGGGTTGTTGGAATTGAAGGAAAGATGCTGTGTATCAACAGGATGGCCGAGAAGGAGTTCATAGAAGTTGATGGGATAATCATTTCACAAAGAGAACCTGTAAAGGAATGGGATTTGGATTTAGGCCATGTGGCAAAGGAGGTTTATTTTATAGGCGATGCAAAAAGACCAAGGCGTCTACACAACGCGATATATGATGGATATCGGCTGGGAATGGTGCTCTGA
- a CDS encoding 4Fe-4S binding protein, translated as MIPVIDKESCTGCGSCIDICPNQAIYMEGEKAQIDAEFCEECGFCTSECPVDSIKIMFPIFSGSNP; from the coding sequence ATGATACCTGTTATCGATAAGGAGTCATGCACAGGATGTGGAAGTTGTATTGATATATGTCCCAATCAGGCAATCTATATGGAAGGTGAAAAAGCACAGATAGATGCTGAGTTTTGTGAAGAATGCGGTTTTTGTACATCTGAATGTCCTGTCGATTCTATAAAAATAATGTTCCCAATTTTTTCCGGTTCAAACCCCTAA
- a CDS encoding MerR family transcriptional regulator — MIDSKELLKKTSISRATLNNYIRLGIIPKPIVKKPDKENKKIKKIGYFSESALEDIRTVKRLKKEGNSIDNIANIFRNTFNKMKVAVEDDLKVSPKDEDKKITEKMVSREDEKLTLTIDNIETPAYLINYKFEIEWINHVAEEEIFQQTVRLIKDAESRNIFRLLFNMLYTGNVKNLESIVDLHMTFLKSKFSRDEVFKLYSGISEKEINYFQGSYDRTDSIPKKDLITQTHIDIVEQDGNTRSYRLYITFFREGLLFFYEPSDTLLEGVIEFLKNRSKVINELLQRRMPALIDFCVLMADLQDSVRICAELPPEEYFELINQMRKNVEESFRNYYGIYGKHAGDGLVYYFLKDRDSHYIVNSLNCAMELKNKMEKLSAEWKVRKRWDNELYLNIGINEGQEYFSAIHASNNIEFAASGDTINYASRLSDLACYGSILTTKNLINRMAKEDRQRFIFGIKRKTLGRGIFIENMFSRVVDFIHVDDPRCGKFMDIAALPITEIIGRA, encoded by the coding sequence ATGATAGATAGCAAAGAGCTTTTAAAAAAAACAAGTATATCCAGGGCAACTCTTAATAATTACATACGATTGGGTATTATTCCAAAACCAATAGTAAAAAAACCTGATAAGGAAAATAAGAAAATAAAAAAAATAGGGTACTTTTCTGAATCAGCACTAGAAGATATCAGAACCGTTAAACGTTTAAAAAAAGAAGGAAACTCCATTGATAATATAGCTAATATTTTCAGAAATACATTCAATAAAATGAAAGTTGCAGTAGAAGATGATTTGAAAGTTTCCCCTAAAGATGAAGATAAAAAAATCACTGAAAAGATGGTTTCAAGAGAGGATGAAAAACTTACACTCACGATTGATAACATAGAAACCCCGGCCTACCTCATAAATTACAAATTTGAAATAGAATGGATAAACCACGTAGCAGAAGAAGAGATATTTCAACAGACGGTAAGGCTCATCAAAGATGCAGAATCGAGAAACATCTTCAGATTACTTTTTAATATGCTGTACACTGGCAACGTAAAAAATCTCGAAAGCATTGTTGACCTTCACATGACCTTTTTAAAATCGAAATTTTCAAGAGATGAGGTATTTAAACTATACTCAGGTATTTCGGAGAAAGAAATTAATTATTTTCAAGGGTCTTACGATAGAACCGATAGTATACCAAAAAAGGATTTAATAACTCAGACCCATATTGATATTGTGGAACAGGATGGAAATACGAGATCCTACAGACTTTACATCACGTTTTTTAGAGAAGGGTTGTTATTTTTCTACGAACCAAGCGATACGCTTTTAGAAGGGGTGATAGAATTTCTTAAAAACCGCAGTAAAGTGATTAATGAGTTGCTGCAGCGCCGTATGCCTGCCTTGATCGATTTCTGTGTACTTATGGCAGATTTACAGGATTCTGTCAGGATATGCGCTGAACTGCCACCGGAAGAGTATTTTGAGCTAATTAATCAGATGAGAAAAAACGTTGAAGAATCTTTCAGAAACTATTATGGGATTTATGGAAAACATGCCGGTGACGGGTTAGTCTATTATTTCTTAAAAGACCGTGATTCGCATTATATTGTAAACTCGCTTAATTGTGCCATGGAATTAAAAAATAAGATGGAAAAACTTTCGGCTGAGTGGAAAGTACGCAAAAGATGGGACAATGAGCTCTACCTGAATATAGGCATAAATGAAGGGCAGGAATATTTCAGTGCAATTCATGCTTCAAACAACATAGAATTTGCTGCCTCAGGAGACACCATTAATTATGCAAGCAGGCTATCTGATCTTGCCTGTTATGGTTCAATTTTGACCACAAAGAATCTTATAAACAGAATGGCTAAAGAAGATCGCCAAAGGTTTATTTTTGGCATAAAGAGGAAGACACTGGGTAGAGGAATATTTATCGAAAACATGTTTTCTAGGGTTGTAGATTTTATACATGTGGATGATCCGAGATGTGGAAAATTTATGGATATTGCAGCGTTACCTATTACCGAAATTATTGGCAGAGCGTGA